In one window of Leptospira sp. GIMC2001 DNA:
- a CDS encoding sugar 3,4-ketoisomerase: protein MDPIIVKNSGYIELKKIQDERDGNLIIMETLKNIPFEIKRVYYINNLENSVSVRGKHAHRELEQVIFCISGSFILGLDDGSQKQKIFMNKDNIGVLLGKHLWHTMEEFSSGCVLLVVASDYYQESDYIRDYNLFKNIVGQQ, encoded by the coding sequence ATGGATCCGATTATCGTTAAAAATTCAGGTTATATTGAACTAAAAAAAATTCAAGACGAAAGAGATGGCAACTTAATTATCATGGAAACTTTAAAGAATATCCCATTTGAAATTAAGAGAGTATATTACATTAATAATCTTGAAAATAGTGTAAGCGTTAGAGGCAAGCACGCCCATAGAGAATTGGAACAAGTTATTTTCTGTATTAGCGGAAGCTTTATACTTGGTTTGGATGATGGTTCTCAGAAACAAAAAATATTTATGAATAAAGATAATATTGGAGTATTACTTGGAAAGCATTTGTGGCATACAATGGAAGAATTTTCTAGTGGTTGTGTGCTTCTAGTTGTAGCTTCAGATTATTATCAGGAATCTGATTACATAAGAGATTATAATTTATTCAAGAATATCGTTGGACAGCAATAG
- a CDS encoding DegT/DnrJ/EryC1/StrS family aminotransferase — MIEYENLKKANSLFMEDFYKSSQKVIDSGWYILGNEVQNFEKEFAEYNGNKFCIGVASGLDGLTLSLNALNLKPGSEVIVPSNTYIATIISILQNNLIPILVEPDPFTYNIDPGKISAKISSKTKAIIVVHLYGKSCDMDPIMEIVQKHNLYLIEDCAQAHGAKYKGKTIGTFGHLNAFSFYPTKNLGALGDAGAIVTDDEELNHKIKKLRNYGSDKKYYNELIGYNSRLDEIQAAFLSIKLKKLNEINLHKKKLAAVYHKSINSSYQKPLLNENFEDVFHIYNILHSERDRLKDYLLSHGVKTEIHYPVAPHRQIAMKGILDGNYPISDKIHAQTLSLPISFSTTLEEVEKVSDVLNSF, encoded by the coding sequence ATGATTGAATATGAAAATCTAAAGAAAGCAAATTCGCTTTTTATGGAAGACTTCTATAAATCTTCTCAGAAAGTTATTGATTCTGGGTGGTATATTCTTGGTAACGAAGTTCAAAACTTTGAAAAAGAATTCGCGGAGTATAATGGAAACAAATTTTGCATAGGTGTTGCGTCAGGTCTTGACGGTTTAACTTTATCTTTAAATGCTTTGAATTTAAAACCAGGCTCCGAAGTGATCGTTCCTTCAAATACTTATATAGCTACAATTATCTCGATTCTACAAAATAATTTAATTCCCATTCTTGTCGAACCAGACCCGTTTACATATAATATAGATCCAGGAAAAATTAGCGCTAAAATATCAAGTAAAACGAAAGCGATAATAGTTGTTCATCTTTATGGCAAATCATGTGATATGGACCCAATAATGGAGATTGTACAAAAGCATAATTTGTATTTAATCGAAGATTGTGCACAAGCTCATGGTGCTAAATATAAAGGTAAGACAATAGGAACCTTTGGGCATCTAAATGCTTTTAGTTTTTATCCAACAAAAAATTTAGGCGCGCTTGGCGATGCCGGAGCAATTGTTACGGATGATGAAGAGCTTAATCACAAAATTAAAAAATTAAGAAATTATGGTTCGGATAAAAAGTATTATAATGAATTAATCGGTTATAATTCACGGTTGGACGAAATACAAGCCGCTTTTCTTTCTATAAAACTTAAGAAATTGAATGAAATAAATTTACATAAAAAGAAATTAGCAGCTGTCTATCACAAATCAATTAATAGCTCGTATCAGAAACCTTTATTAAATGAAAATTTTGAAGATGTCTTCCATATCTATAATATATTACATTCTGAACGGGATCGATTGAAAGATTATTTGCTAAGCCATGGAGTGAAGACAGAAATTCATTATCCTGTTGCTCCGCATCGGCAGATTGCAATGAAAGGAATATTAGATGGAAACTATCCAATTAGTGATAAAATTCATGCTCAAACTTTAAGTCTGCCGATTTCATTTTCGACTACCTTGGAAGAGGTAGAAAAAGTATCAGATGTTTTAAATAGTTTTTAA